The Verrucomicrobium spinosum DSM 4136 = JCM 18804 genome includes a region encoding these proteins:
- a CDS encoding cytochrome P450, translating to MKSLLNRLKMSRKRSMEGVQCRFFGTSTIYLQGGVYDPRDPTRSFNVELLDADTGEVVGKSRADGRSAKSDVPHGHGFSLPIPESWLSSGEAIRQFQFRVVESGQLFPKVRRELPLARMLKDFERSCGRSAPLVAGLRDAAVRLDAIKGPDLLVVMTHELTRTGAPMIALSTIRHLVSKDGARVVLLTLGTAGKLYQEFSEVSELIVENLGECLKHALPETRKFFKVLATAAEQRVALSNSLCCGQLAVFCKEAGFKVISLVHEYPYAFSPDWVQNHFSAVESVVFPCRHVHQSFLKHGPGLLTEPHRSEPLKVSILPQGCYQLERPPLDTNEAVDFEKRFREENCLGADSRLVVSCGTLDSRKGFDWFASLIRHYGRTSPKTGTTHFLWIGGGGSPELFEHALHDMRGDGVIGQFHHISDMEDVRLAMRLADVFLLCSRIDPFPSVVLESFAMGVPVVGFDRDQGCAEMIMETRFGRVVPYQDLTAATTAIDHLLDGATEAMDVRKNGHAFVSENFSCQQYAEGIAALLRGEALPPAKPFTLGGGSAVRSQLPATAAGDGANVSPADAISRGLDFLAATQFADGEFPTLISSRESLDDGELDSSPFVTALMVHSLRSCLPRSRAMVERALAFLEGQMEPGGVWRYYTPKQFKHSRIPPDLDDTACVAFVMKDNGRSLPDNTWVFGANRSPEGLYYTWLQPGAASGGGVTAYLSTLEALATVRSPAKPPRHTGNPRFALPRDVVPAREIDPVVNANVVLYLGESADTQPAISYLKNLVLGNSGEIKSDYYVDDLAFCYMVARACECSAPGLREVAGAMRFRIESRLEKSLGEEKPLALALAGCSLLILCPESVWVDRVAERILGLQCENGSWPREAFYRGPAEFWGSEELTTAFCLEALERHAIARGGVTSGDGRGCCPRLKETIWLDPGAEAFRRNPYPTYAELRQREQIVFNEFTQTWLVSSHDQCLEVLKDPGTFTTRGTSFEETLVGAEGGSHARVREVVRELFTARRLQELELLVGEWVPKLFAGAKGRRTFDFLHEVAEPLPLRVMMYLLGLGQEMADQSREWTRAILMASPERHDTLSQCRAYFLKHIESLRTKPNNVPLTAIISPVDDGGRLTDEEIVDVCMIIMAAAVVTTTGFITNATAILADDPGLAQRLRECPQEITVFVEEVLRYESPVQNVFRYATRATTLGGQTIAQGARVQLLVGSANRDEDKMPAAGALDACRRPNPHLAFGRGAHQCLGMQLARLEARIVIQELLKQLPEFSGDWPRSVPPLSNHSFMRLADRMVLVLGSGLPASAEEQHAASPMCPS from the coding sequence ATGAAAAGTCTATTAAATCGGCTCAAAATGTCTCGCAAGCGGAGCATGGAGGGCGTTCAGTGTCGATTCTTCGGCACCTCAACCATCTATTTGCAAGGCGGCGTGTATGATCCACGGGACCCAACCCGAAGCTTCAATGTTGAGCTCCTTGATGCGGATACGGGTGAAGTGGTGGGGAAGTCGAGGGCGGACGGGAGATCTGCCAAGTCCGATGTTCCTCACGGGCACGGCTTTTCGCTTCCCATCCCGGAATCTTGGTTGAGCTCAGGGGAGGCGATCAGGCAGTTTCAATTCAGAGTTGTGGAGTCGGGGCAGCTCTTCCCGAAGGTGCGACGCGAGCTCCCGCTGGCCAGGATGCTCAAAGACTTCGAGCGTAGTTGTGGGCGGTCCGCACCGCTGGTGGCCGGGTTGCGAGATGCGGCTGTCAGGCTGGATGCGATCAAAGGCCCGGACCTGCTCGTCGTCATGACGCATGAGCTCACCCGGACGGGAGCTCCCATGATTGCGCTCAGCACGATACGTCATCTAGTGAGCAAGGATGGAGCGAGGGTCGTGCTGTTGACTCTGGGCACGGCTGGTAAGTTGTACCAGGAGTTCAGCGAGGTGAGCGAACTCATCGTGGAGAATCTGGGTGAGTGCCTTAAGCATGCGCTGCCAGAGACGCGCAAGTTTTTCAAGGTTCTTGCCACGGCCGCAGAGCAGCGAGTTGCCCTCAGCAACTCACTGTGTTGCGGTCAGCTGGCAGTCTTTTGCAAAGAGGCCGGATTCAAGGTGATATCCCTGGTGCATGAGTATCCTTATGCGTTCTCTCCAGACTGGGTTCAGAATCACTTCTCGGCAGTTGAGTCGGTGGTGTTTCCGTGCCGGCATGTGCATCAGAGCTTCTTGAAGCATGGTCCGGGACTCTTAACGGAGCCACACAGGTCTGAGCCTCTTAAAGTCTCCATCTTGCCCCAAGGGTGTTATCAACTAGAGCGCCCTCCCTTGGATACGAATGAGGCGGTGGACTTCGAAAAGCGATTTCGTGAGGAAAACTGCCTGGGTGCCGACAGCCGCCTGGTTGTTTCCTGCGGAACGCTGGATTCGAGAAAGGGGTTTGACTGGTTTGCCAGTCTCATACGGCACTATGGGAGAACTTCGCCCAAGACTGGAACCACCCACTTCCTCTGGATCGGTGGGGGAGGGAGTCCGGAGTTGTTTGAGCACGCCCTTCATGACATGCGGGGTGATGGAGTGATCGGTCAATTCCACCATATCAGTGACATGGAGGACGTGCGCCTTGCCATGAGGTTGGCCGATGTCTTCCTGCTCTGTTCGCGCATTGATCCTTTCCCTAGCGTGGTGCTGGAGTCCTTTGCAATGGGGGTGCCCGTGGTCGGTTTTGACAGGGATCAAGGGTGCGCTGAGATGATCATGGAGACCCGATTCGGGAGGGTGGTGCCGTATCAGGATCTGACGGCTGCCACGACGGCCATTGACCACCTGCTGGATGGCGCGACAGAAGCCATGGACGTGCGTAAAAACGGACATGCTTTCGTCAGTGAGAACTTCTCCTGTCAGCAATACGCCGAAGGCATTGCCGCGCTGTTGCGTGGCGAAGCGCTGCCGCCAGCAAAGCCTTTCACGCTTGGGGGAGGCTCCGCCGTGAGAAGTCAATTGCCTGCCACGGCTGCTGGCGACGGGGCGAACGTGTCGCCTGCGGATGCGATCTCACGGGGATTGGACTTTCTTGCCGCTACCCAGTTTGCGGATGGAGAGTTCCCCACACTGATCTCCTCCCGGGAGTCCTTGGATGACGGCGAGCTGGACAGCTCACCATTCGTGACGGCGCTCATGGTGCACTCCCTCCGTTCCTGCCTTCCGCGTTCGCGGGCCATGGTGGAGCGCGCCCTGGCTTTCCTTGAGGGGCAGATGGAACCGGGTGGCGTCTGGCGCTACTACACCCCCAAGCAGTTCAAGCACTCCAGAATTCCTCCCGATCTGGATGACACGGCTTGCGTCGCCTTTGTGATGAAGGACAACGGTCGCAGTCTGCCAGACAACACGTGGGTTTTTGGAGCCAACCGTTCGCCGGAAGGCCTCTATTACACTTGGCTCCAGCCGGGTGCGGCAAGTGGCGGGGGCGTGACGGCCTATCTCTCTACGCTAGAGGCTCTGGCCACTGTTCGCAGCCCCGCGAAGCCTCCCCGGCATACCGGGAATCCCCGATTCGCCCTGCCCAGAGACGTTGTGCCCGCCCGGGAGATTGACCCGGTGGTCAACGCAAATGTGGTGCTGTATCTCGGAGAGAGTGCGGACACCCAGCCGGCCATCTCTTACCTCAAGAATCTCGTGCTGGGGAACAGTGGTGAAATCAAAAGCGACTACTATGTTGATGACCTTGCGTTCTGCTACATGGTCGCGCGAGCGTGCGAGTGCAGTGCGCCGGGGCTGCGCGAAGTGGCAGGCGCTATGCGTTTCAGGATCGAGTCGCGTCTGGAGAAGTCGCTGGGAGAAGAGAAGCCTCTTGCTCTGGCGCTGGCTGGATGCAGCTTGTTGATCCTCTGTCCTGAGTCGGTCTGGGTGGACAGGGTGGCGGAGAGGATCCTCGGGCTACAGTGCGAGAACGGCTCCTGGCCTCGTGAGGCCTTCTACCGTGGCCCCGCCGAGTTCTGGGGTTCTGAGGAGCTGACCACGGCATTCTGCCTTGAGGCGTTGGAGCGACACGCCATCGCACGGGGTGGGGTGACGTCCGGTGACGGTAGGGGATGCTGTCCACGCTTGAAGGAAACAATCTGGCTTGATCCCGGTGCAGAAGCGTTCAGAAGGAACCCTTATCCCACCTACGCAGAGTTGCGCCAGCGTGAGCAGATCGTCTTCAACGAGTTTACGCAGACATGGCTTGTGAGCAGCCATGACCAGTGTCTCGAAGTGTTGAAGGATCCGGGCACCTTCACCACCCGGGGCACGTCTTTTGAAGAGACGCTGGTCGGGGCCGAAGGCGGGTCCCATGCAAGAGTCAGGGAGGTGGTGCGTGAGCTCTTTACGGCCAGGCGGCTACAGGAGCTGGAGCTCCTCGTGGGCGAGTGGGTGCCAAAGCTTTTTGCCGGGGCCAAGGGGCGGAGAACCTTCGATTTTTTGCACGAAGTGGCGGAACCGCTCCCCCTTAGGGTGATGATGTACCTGCTGGGGTTGGGGCAGGAAATGGCGGATCAGTCGAGGGAGTGGACCCGCGCGATCCTTATGGCCAGCCCTGAACGGCATGATACCCTCTCCCAGTGCAGGGCCTACTTCCTGAAGCACATTGAAAGCCTGCGCACCAAGCCAAACAACGTTCCATTGACGGCGATCATCTCCCCGGTGGATGACGGTGGCAGACTGACGGATGAGGAGATCGTGGATGTGTGCATGATCATCATGGCGGCCGCAGTTGTCACCACCACGGGATTCATCACGAATGCGACGGCCATCCTCGCGGACGATCCGGGGCTGGCCCAGCGGTTGCGGGAATGCCCCCAGGAAATCACGGTATTTGTGGAGGAAGTGCTCCGGTATGAGAGTCCCGTGCAGAACGTCTTCCGCTATGCCACGCGTGCCACGACTTTGGGCGGCCAGACCATAGCGCAAGGAGCCAGGGTGCAACTGCTTGTGGGATCAGCCAACCGCGATGAGGATAAAATGCCGGCGGCCGGGGCCTTGGATGCGTGCCGTCGTCCCAATCCGCATCTTGCATTTGGTCGTGGTGCACACCAATGTCTCGGCATGCAGCTCGCGAGGCTTGAGGCCAGGATCGTCATCCAGGAACTGCTGAAACAACTGCCGGAATTCTCGGGCGACTGGCCCCGGTCCGTGCCTCCGTTGTCCAACCACTCCTTTATGCGTCTTGCGGACCGGATGGTCCTGGTCTTGGGCAGCGGTCTGCCAGCGAGTGCAGAGGAACAGCACGCAGCCTCACCCATGTGCCCCTCCTGA
- a CDS encoding UbiA family prenyltransferase: MMTSQFASQIRAFGRFGEWWRYKISYLFVPFYFLLPGSGADVSLALKSFVLLLGYFTAAAAFGHVINDLGDVEADEKAAKVNSCSQGGRVPALVTAVCFGVLSIMLLWLGGAPWAVFVMAFLELVLFLVYSFKPLRLKESVTGLLIDAAYAHVVPFAIATWLTFEGPVTALYAALFASAIAWQGMAGLRGIIGHQLEDLLGDKEAGLRTAVIQIGADRARRWLRYCIIPAEGLFLLATLLWALVLSPLPVLALLVYSVIWEVKRRRQTRSSQGGVDQAWAGFLDRFYREWLPLATLAAVIIAAPKFWPLLVLHLVLFHISWGSRAPGSRRAIPPAVVDHLFTRVEKKGGIFEVEGCYLTSQLTTRTDINIILSAWIDGAQASAELAYAPNRFSDFYRKYHIEETPVSFTMRIKIPEAKVKVGKVELTLVAAWVNPKERVELFSKMLRFDRGQLV; the protein is encoded by the coding sequence ATGATGACCTCCCAGTTTGCCAGTCAGATCAGGGCCTTTGGCCGGTTCGGAGAATGGTGGCGGTACAAAATCAGTTATTTGTTCGTACCATTCTATTTCCTGCTGCCGGGGAGCGGGGCTGATGTCAGCTTGGCATTGAAATCATTCGTTTTGCTCTTGGGTTACTTCACCGCTGCGGCGGCATTCGGACACGTTATCAACGATTTGGGGGATGTTGAGGCCGACGAGAAAGCGGCCAAGGTGAACTCCTGCTCACAAGGGGGCAGGGTGCCGGCGTTGGTCACAGCTGTTTGTTTTGGGGTGCTGTCGATCATGCTCCTTTGGCTTGGCGGGGCTCCTTGGGCGGTGTTCGTGATGGCGTTTTTGGAGCTGGTCCTGTTTCTGGTTTACTCCTTCAAACCCCTGCGGTTGAAGGAATCAGTGACCGGGCTGTTGATTGACGCCGCCTATGCCCACGTGGTTCCTTTTGCGATCGCCACCTGGCTCACTTTTGAAGGGCCGGTGACGGCTCTTTACGCGGCGCTGTTCGCCTCTGCCATCGCCTGGCAGGGGATGGCAGGCTTGAGGGGGATCATCGGGCACCAACTGGAGGACTTGCTGGGGGACAAGGAGGCGGGGCTTCGCACGGCTGTGATTCAGATCGGGGCGGATAGGGCCAGGAGATGGCTGCGTTATTGCATCATACCCGCTGAGGGGCTCTTTCTGCTGGCCACCCTGCTGTGGGCCCTGGTCCTGTCACCACTGCCGGTTCTGGCGTTGCTTGTTTACAGTGTGATCTGGGAGGTGAAGCGGCGGCGCCAGACACGGTCATCCCAGGGAGGGGTGGATCAGGCATGGGCAGGCTTCCTGGACCGTTTCTACAGGGAGTGGTTGCCGCTGGCGACCTTGGCGGCCGTGATCATCGCGGCTCCCAAGTTCTGGCCGCTGTTGGTCTTGCATTTGGTCCTCTTTCACATCTCCTGGGGCAGCAGGGCTCCCGGGAGCCGCCGGGCCATTCCGCCTGCAGTGGTTGATCATCTCTTTACCAGGGTCGAAAAGAAGGGGGGCATTTTCGAGGTGGAGGGCTGCTACCTCACCTCGCAGCTGACCACACGCACAGACATCAACATCATCCTCAGCGCATGGATCGATGGGGCGCAGGCGTCAGCAGAGCTGGCCTACGCGCCCAATCGATTCTCAGACTTTTACCGCAAGTATCACATAGAGGAGACACCTGTGAGCTTCACCATGAGAATAAAGATCCCGGAGGCCAAGGTGAAGGTCGGCAAGGTTGAGTTGACTCTGGTGGCGGCCTGGGTGAATCCGAAGGAGCGGGTGGAGCTTTTTTCAAAGATGTTGCGGTTTGACCGTGGGCAGCTTGTTTGA
- a CDS encoding O-methyltransferase, which translates to MSKLPDSLNSLLSELERFGEDNDLGNTKRESKMLNITRDTGEFLAALIRATGARHILEVGASNGYSTLWLAFATQPLGGHITTLERSAVKVAMARENYERAGLQGLITLVEGDASDFLSNASRDSIDLIFLDSNRADYLAWWPHLKRILRPGGTLVVDNATSHPEEVADFVAAVNADETFTAALVPVGKGEFLAVKAR; encoded by the coding sequence ATGTCAAAACTCCCCGACTCCCTCAACAGTCTGCTCTCTGAACTGGAACGTTTTGGAGAAGACAATGACCTCGGCAACACGAAGCGGGAGTCGAAGATGCTCAACATCACCCGCGACACCGGGGAGTTTCTGGCAGCGCTCATCCGCGCAACCGGGGCCCGTCACATCCTTGAGGTGGGTGCCTCCAACGGCTACTCCACCCTGTGGCTGGCCTTTGCCACCCAGCCGCTCGGCGGTCACATCACCACGCTGGAACGCTCCGCCGTCAAGGTGGCCATGGCACGGGAGAACTACGAGCGGGCCGGGTTGCAGGGACTGATCACCCTGGTGGAAGGAGACGCCAGCGACTTCCTCAGCAACGCCAGCAGGGACAGCATCGACCTGATTTTCCTCGACTCCAACCGGGCCGACTACCTGGCCTGGTGGCCCCATCTGAAACGAATCCTCCGCCCCGGCGGCACCCTGGTGGTGGACAACGCCACCTCCCACCCCGAGGAAGTCGCGGATTTCGTGGCAGCAGTGAATGCCGACGAAACCTTCACCGCCGCGCTGGTGCCCGTGGGCAAAGGGGAGTTCCTGGCAGTGAAGGCGCGGTGA